From the genome of Planctomycetia bacterium:
CATGTTGGCGGTACCCTTGGAACGAATCTCAGCATCATAGGTATTGGCATGCTGCGTTTCATGCTGTCCGTGGTGGTGGAAACACCAGTGTTCATCTATGTGATGTTTGTCTCAACATGGTTGTTTCAAATACGAGGGAGAAGACCATGATGCTCGGATTGGTAATTTTCATTTTTTGGGTGATTGTCCTAGCAGCGTTGTATTCGTTCGGGCAGGTGCACGAGCCAGAAGACCAAACTCATCTTCGTGGGCAAGAGCTTCAATCTGATAAGCAGTTGCAAGGGGACATTGATGACAATTGACCTCGCTTCGATTGCCATTACACCAGAACAGGCAACTCGAAACATCATGATTTCAGGTTTGCCTGGGAGCGGCAAAACCGTGCTCGTCTGGTTCCTGCTGGATTCTCTGCTGAAAGGGTTTCCAGATGAGGACATTCGTATCCTGCTTACTGATCCCAAGAAAGAGAATACCCCGATTGTAGCTGGTGCACTTCCACCTTGGGCACCCATCTGGCTCACTCATCCAGACGAAGCCAGGTCTGTTCGAATTGCCTTCGGCAAAATCTACAAGACATTCAGTGATGCGGAGCGGCTGTCTCACCACCTTATTCAAGACGAGAAGAACTCCGTTGAAAAGTACTGGCGTAACATCGCTCGTTTGTTGCTGTCCTACGAAATACTGTGGTACCAGACAAAACATCCTGGCAACTGGACGCTCCATGATCTTGTGACAGCCGGAACCAATTCAGCAGAACTCGAAAGAAAGCTCGGTCGATTCCCGCCATCGCAGAGTCTGATTCAAGCGACATTTCAAGATCCAGAGCACCGTGGAAAAGTAGTTTCGTCGCTTGGAAGCTATCTTGGGCAATACCGTGCACTCGCTCAGAACTGGCAGAAGTGCAAGGACGAAATCTCGTTGGAGAACATTCTGTCATCTCGCTGTGTGCTGATGCTCGGGCATGATGAACTGTATCCCAGTCAGTTTGCTCGTCTCAACAGCCTGATCATCTCCGAACTGTCAGCCGCCATTCTCTCAAAGCGTGATCAATCCAAGAGGCATTATCTCATTCTCGATGAGTTTGCCTTGCTGAAGGGCTTTACTGATATCCGTGAACTGCTTCTAAAAGGCAGAGATTCAAACATCTCCGTGGTTCTGACCTTCCAAGATCCCGCTGCTGTTATCTCGGTGCTTGGAAAAGACAGGTTCATTGAAATAACCTCGATGTGTCAATTCAAAGTTTTCTTGAAACAGGGACCTGAAGCTTCACGATGGGCATCGGAACAGTGTGGGCAACGCGAGGTGAAAGAAGGGAGTGCCATCAAACAACGTCCAATCATTTTGCCAGATGAATTCATGAACTTGAGCTTGGCAACTGGACGTACCATAGACGGTTTTATCACCACGCCCTATGGAGCTCCCGCTCGATTCAGTCTCCCCTTTCGTAAACGTTTGATCAGTATCTTTCAGAAGGCATCTGGACGTGGGTTTATCCCACGATCTTGATAAACCGTTTGCCATGGTGGCTGACGGTAGAATGGGAATCTCTTTCAAGGAGAAACCGATGAGAATGCGAGTGTTCATGCTGGTGACTGCCATGGCTACCAGCTGGTGCGGTTTACATGGCCAGGAACCCGATCCTGCTCTTGCGCTTGGGGCTGCCTATAGTAAAGCAGTAGCTGAGAAGGAAGAAACTTACCATCGCGCTATTGAAGAACTGTCGAAGAAACTATCAAAAATGCAAATCCTCTCGCAGGATAGCAAAGAAGAAACCATTCTTGCTATGAAAAGCATCGTGACTGGCTTGGTAGCTGAAGGAAAAGCAGTCATTGCATCATATGAGAAATACAAAAGTGACTCCAAGGCCTACATGGCTGCTATGGACCGCATTCCATCTTCAATACCACCGATGGCAGAAATGGCACGCTTCAAGGCACGAAAGTATGCAAACAACCCTATCGGCAGACAATACGAGCAGTTTGCAAAAGAAGCGAATGAACTCATAGGGAAGATTTCTCAGCGTCGCCTGGACGTAGAACAGGGTGATGCCCTTATTGCCCAAGCTGTCAAAGAAACTGAAAATGCTGTTGAGTTCCTTACAGATTACGGAGCATTCCTCGAAGTATTGTCCTTGGGCGACATCACAGCTGCAAGGCAAGCTTTTCGAGAGAGAATGCATGAATTCATGAGGAACTATCAAAAGTTCGATGGGTTAATGCAGCAGTTCCACGAGAAGCTCAAGTCAACCAGTTCCTCTGACCAAATCAGGCAGGAGTACCAGTCGAAAAAGGCAAAGAAGGCAGAGGAGCAGGAACAAAGACGTGTTGAATCTTTGAAGGCGACACGAAGAGAAACAGACCCACAGGATTGGAGTGCTGAAACTGTACAACCTACACTCGCCTACTCAAGTCCGGCACGAACGGTAACGCAAGGTAACTATCGCCCTGTCAACTATGCGAATGTTGCCAAAGCTTCGGCCAACGTGCAACGCAACATCAATACCGTTCGGCGGTTCATCAAATAGCCATGACGACTAATCAAGCACTGGCAATGGATATTGCAGAATGCCTCCTGGAGGCGTTGCCGATTCGTTTCGGAACAATTCAAGAGAGGCGATTTATCACCAAGGCTGCTCTCATCATTGCCGAAAAACTTGATGGTTCCATCAATCAAAAAAGCCCTCAGGATGAGGGCTTGATGGCAACAACAAATGAGTCTTCATCTGAATACAGTGGGTAATTTCCAATGGTGATCCAAGTCTTCGGGTAACAGATCCCAAAGGCTACCTTCCAAGAAATAACGCTTTGATTTCTGGCAGTAGGCTTCTTCGATTTCAATTCCAATCCCAGCAGTTTACTTGGTGAAGGGATTGGTTAGCCTTACTTGATATCACTAATTCCAAACTGATCAGCTTCTTCCTTCGTAATGATTTCAATGATCTGATGAGCAACAAGCACAACAATCCTCAATGGCAGGTGGTTCACTTGGAGAATGACAACTGTCTCTTTTTGAATCTCTACTTTTCTTACCTTGGCCATCGCATCTTCAATGATGGCTTGCTTCTGCATGCCCATCAGGATTTTGGCAGCTGGAGAGCATCGAACCTTGTAGATGTTGTCCATTTCTTGGTTCAGTGAGCAGTTGAGTGTCGTCGTGTTGAAGGTGTCAAGTGTCTACAGTACTGCCAATCAAAAGCTTAGCTGGTCACTTCTATTTCTGTCATCACTTCGGGTTGTGCTGTAATTGCACCATAGAGATCGATCTCAGCATTGGGTGTTTCAATGGTGATGACGAGGCTATAGCGAGCTTTACTGTTGTATTTGTTGAGATGTGGGCGTTCCTTCCACCATCCGGTCACTGGATAGATTGCAATATGGCTGCTTGCTGCCAAAGTTGCAGCATTACCATGCCACCAATCAGAATGAATGCTTCCATGATTTCTTGCTTCTCCTATAAGCCAAGAACGAGTATCCGGAACAATGGAAGGTCTATTTCCATTTTCCCACTCATGCTTGGTGAGCCTACGTCGAAAAGCTTGCAATGATTCTGTTGGTCTCTTGAGGTCGAACCTTAACCCGTGAGATTGATATCGGTACTTTCGCCCCCATACCACTCGGCCAGGGCTTGATTCAATGTAGTACGATAAAGTCACGTGCATCTTGATGTTCAGTTCTCCCAACTGTTGCAACACTTCGATGGGCCAAGGCAAGGCATGAAGATGCATCTCGTTGGTCGAGGGCGGATTCTCAGTAGTATCACCATCCGCGTTTACTGACACTTTGCGATGATAAGGTTGTAGTTCACCCTGGTAAATCAGGGTTGCAGCGTTTTGTGCACTAAAGAGAGCCTTCTCTAAATCAGGGACACCGTAGCCATAGCAGCGAAGTCTCTTCTGAATCACAGATTTGTTGTTGCCTGGAAACCGACGAATCATTGCCGGCGTCCATTGTGCACTGTGAATCATCAAAGCCCGTACTGTTTCTGGCCAGAATTGAGGATAGTAGCTCCAAATGACAGCAGCCATTCGAGCAGCCGATGCAGCAGCAGGACTGGTATCACGTGTGGTAGTGAGCAACTGACCTGTTGGCTTAAGGCACGTTGTCAAAAGTGAAAGATCATCGAGATTATCTCTTTCACCGTTTTTCTCAATGTAGTTTCCGCCCTCCATCACGATGTCAGGCTTGATAGGCCATTCTTTCTGATTATCTGGTGGCCAAGGCAACGATGTACGACTGGTAGGTGTCAGATCACCGGGCTCGGCAATAACTTGCCAGCCATCTTGCAGCGTTTCTCGTTCGATTACTTTCTCCGTGTATGCCCCTACGGTAACGGCATTCCAAGCCTGTGCCGGTTCTTCGATTCCAGCCTTCTGACAATTCCAATCATGGTAGGAATAAGTTGATGCAAAGAACTCTGTTCCAATGTTTCCAGCGGAAACAAAGACAAGCTTAGGAATAGCTTCAAGTCCTCCATGACAACAATCATCCAGTGCAGCTGACCATTGTGAAGGAAGCCCATTATCAAGATCATCAGTTGTAATAGTTAGGCAGTACGCTCGATTCCTTTCTGGTGCGACGGATTCCACTCTTGCAGTTGCTTCTTTGGTAACCGCACCATACACATCTGGTGAGTTTTCACCAGGTGGTGGTGGAATCAACTTCACTGATTCCAATCGGTGCTTCAGCCTGATCGGATCAACAGAATCCAAGATGGTGGTGAGGCAGCCATAAAGGGCTATCCCTGCCATCGTGGTTCCGTGCTGATGTGGATCGTGATCGCTGTTTCCCCATTGGATATCCACAGCATGCAGATCGCTAGGTTCTAATGCTGGGGCCAACAGAAGGTGTCCACGATTGACACCAGTATCAAGCAAGCAAACTGCGGGTGCTGTTCTTGCGGGAGGAATTATTCGTTGAGCTGCGTGTTGCACGAAGTCTGCTTGTTCTCGTCCAGATAGCTGTGTGTAGTGCGATGCAAGCTCTTTGGCTTTGCGCACTTCAGCTACGAGCGTGAGCAGGTCCAAAGACTTTGAAAGCTGAGCAAGTGAGCCAAAGGCTAGCGTCACCAGTCGTTCAGGAAACTTCACATATCTCGACGTGACTTGAAATCCAAGCATCTGTGCCAGCTGAGCAAATCGCTGATAATTTTGCTCCGGTTGCTCATTGAACTGATGAAGCCAAACTTCCAGCCATAAGGTGGCATCTAGACTTGGTATTGGAATGCTGTCAGACCAGAGGTCTTGCACGACTGTCAGTGAGATGGATGAAATACTCTCAATCAATTCTCGATTATCAGCATTTCCATGGGAGTTATCTCGTCTGGCGTAATTCTCAATCAGTTTCAGAAAGCCGACCACCTTGTTGATTGGCATCGATATGGTTGCAACATAGATGCCATTTTCGACTCTGGAACTGAGTAGCCTGATTTTCTGACGTACCCGGTCAAGTCTTTCAAGTCTTAATTGGAACCCTGGATCACTGCGAAGAGTAAAGGTAATGTACTTGATCTGCCCATCGTCTTGCACGTGCAAGTCTGCCTGTTCTTGACGGAGTCGTTCACTTTCTGCAACGGCATTTCTGACTTCATCTGCTCTCGCCCGGCCATGCGGAACTCGATCTCGTGGTGGCAACTGAAAAGGTAGAGCATTAACAGGCACTCCTCCAGCATAAGAATAGGGCACGGAATCAGGAATTTCCTCAAGATGTAAGTGAGGCTTGTTTCTCATGAGGCCCGCTCAACTTGTGATTAACCTAATTCGCTCGTTTGAGGTTTCATTTGTTTTCGAGCACGGAGAGCTTGAATCAATATGCTGCTGTCCATTTCCAAGTTCTTGGAAAGCACCACTCGCCTAGCAGCATCATCACATGCACGACACGTTTCTGCGTGGCTCAGTCCAAGAGCAGACTTGATAACAATCTTCCATTTGATCTGACTGAGATCGTACGAACTCAACCGATTTTCGATCAATTGTCGAAGCATGGTTGCATTCGGGAGTTCGTATCGAATGACATCGTCAAAACGTCGAAAGAGAGCTTCGTCCAGCATGCCCATGAAATTGGTGGCGGCGACAATGATGCTGTCAGACTCATCTCGTTCAAGTAGTTGTAGGAATGAGTTCAGAATGCGTCGTATCTCGCCAACATCATTCCCAGCGGTTCGAGTTGAACCTATCGCATCAAACTCATCAAACAGATAGACTGCTCGAGTTTCCGTCATTGCCAAGAACAGTTGATGCAACTTCGCTGAAGTCTCGCCCAGGTATTTGGTGATCAATCCATGCAACTGAACAAACATCAACGGAAGCTGACACTCGGTTGCCAGTGCTGAAGCAGTCATAGTCTTGCCACATCCTGGCGGTCCCACCAGAAGCAGCTTACGTTTTGGCGTAAGTGCATGCATACGAAGCACTTCACGTTCGCGATTCTGGTGTACGATTTCTTTCAGCTGCAGCATGCTGGCTTCATCAAGCACCATGTCAGACAGCCGAACGGTTGGATAGGACGATGAGACAAGGCCTACCAAGTCGCTTGGTGGCTTGGTGATGGGAACTGCTCGTGGCGGACTGACAGGCCGTTGTTCTCTCCGTGCTTGGTCGATTAGCCTTCTCAGTTCTTCTGCTAACGAGGTGTTTCCCTTCTTTGCACTGTGTGCGGCAATCTGCATGGCAATAGATCGGAACTCAGCATCATCATGCTCAGTGTGACTTCTAACCAATGCTTTAAGCTGCTCAGCAGTAGCCATCTCACCCTTCCAACACACTCGACCATGAGCATCAGTCATGCCGTACGACTATAGCCTATGCCTGTTGGTTATGCTATTCGAGCCTTCTCAACCAAGTGTCTGGTAAACAAAAGACAACGTCGAAAGTGATGCACGGAACGTGCACGGAATACCCTTCCAGGGTGGGTCTTATCGAAGCTTTCGTGCAGTAAACACTAAGTAATCGTCCATCATAAGTCATTAAACCAAAAGGTTTTCCGGTAATCGGCGGTAACCCTAATTCTACTTGGGGTGCAAGAGGTCGTGGGTTCAAATCCCGCCAGCCCGACTCAGTAAACCTCGATGATTTATCGGGGTTTTCTTATTTTATGAAGATGATGAGCGTAGAATTTTGCACCTCCAATGCAGGGAACGTGCAGTGAATCCGCTCATGCGAACACGCAAGCCTTGGTATCGTAAACAAAACAACTGCTGGTATGTTGAGATCGACGGTTCTCAATATCTGCTCGCCAAAGGCACGTAGAACAAACAAGAGGTCGAAGTTGATTACCAACGCCACATGTAAATCGGCCGGTCATGACCTACCAGATTACTTACAATAGCGTTGATTCGTTCCGGGAAAAGAGACGCCATCATGACTTGGGCTGTACATATCCCCGATGGTGTACTTTCTCCTGTTGCATTAGGGTTGGGCCTGGTATTGCTGCTCCTTTTGCTTGCTGTAGGGTGCTACCGCCTGCGCGACGACGAGGTAGCTAAGACTGGAGTATTTACAGCCATACTTTTTGTAGCATCACTTATTCATCCTCCGATTCCTGGTACTAAAGTACATCTGATCCTGAATGGGTTAGCCGGGATGTTGCTTGGTAAACGTGTTGGGTTGGCGGTAGTTATCGCCTTGGCATTGCAGGCACTTCTATTAAGTCATGGTGGACTGTATGCGCTGGGTGTCAACTGCGCCACGATCGGTTTGCCTGGACTGCTGGTTGCTCTGGTTTTTGCATTGATCAAGCGATCTGTGCATCTTCAGTCGCGTTTATCGCGACTATTGGCAGGAGGATTTCTCGGGGGCTTGGGACTCGTCAGCACGCTCATACTGTACTACCTGGTGCTCAGGTTTGGTGCAGTTTCCGGTGAGGACCTGCAGTTACTTGCCACCATTGCATTCGTATGGCATATACCTGTGATAATAATCGAAGTAATCTTTACTGCATTGGTATTCGATTTTCTTTACAGAATCAAGCCAGAACTGCTGGGATTACAGCGGAGTGCAGTTCGTGTAACTGGACAATAAGCCACTCATCTCGCTCTGGAGACTTCGTTTGCTGTAGTAGTCTTCAGTCGTGAAACAGAAAAGACCACCCAGGCGGCATATGAAAAACAAATCGTAAGACCGAGCAGGATAGCGGTGCGACCTGCAGGAGTTGATCCTGAAGATAATGAAACAATCTGAAAACTGTGAGATATTGAGCAGCCTGCAAGAATGCCGATGGCGGTAATCATGGCGTCGCCGTTGCCTTCGCCTGCCAGGACGATCTGTCTCACGGGGCAACCACCTGCAAGCACGCCGGTTAAACCGACCAGTGCCATGGCAAGAATGTTCCAAATATGATCACTGTGACTTGCAGGTTGACTGGTGAAGTCGAGGTTGAATTTCCCGGTGCAGATAGCCAAGATGAAGTACCCACCGATCAGCGCAATCGCAGCCCAGAGCATACGACGTGGTCTGGTATAAATCTGCTTTACTGCTGAGATTGCGCAAAACCCTGTCCAGGATAAGATGCTTCCAGCTACGATGGCAATTCCCAGTGACCAGAACCATGGAGCATGTGGTGGTTTGCCGGCAAGGTCTTCTGGACCGGGGCCAAAAGGCATCCCTCCAGCAAGAAAAAGAATTAACGCAGCAATTGCCAAAATCAGTGCAGGGGTACCTGCAGGAGTAATGACAATGGAAGTCTTACCAGAAGTATAGTTACGCATTTCGAAGATTCGCCCGACACCAACACCAATAATAAATCCTGCCAGTCCAACGAGGGCATTCAGATCGCCTCCCCCCATACGCTGCAGCATTCGAAAGGGGCAACCGAGAAAGACCATGGTTCCAATACCCATCCAGAGTCCGAGGAAAAAACGAGGAGCGGCATGAGCGCCGGCTCGCCCTTCGATGCGGTTTTGCGCAAGACGGAGGATGAAAGCGCCAAGAATCAACCCAGCTAATTCTGGACGAAAAATACGCGGGCCTTCTCCGGTAAAAAGTCCCAGGGCGCCAGCAGTGTCTCTCAAGAAACAGGCTCCGCAGATGCCCATGTTTCCCGGGTTTCCCAGGGCGACAAGCACAGCAGCCAATGCACCTATCCCTGCACATGCTAT
Proteins encoded in this window:
- a CDS encoding energy-coupling factor ABC transporter permease, yielding MTWAVHIPDGVLSPVALGLGLVLLLLLLAVGCYRLRDDEVAKTGVFTAILFVASLIHPPIPGTKVHLILNGLAGMLLGKRVGLAVVIALALQALLLSHGGLYALGVNCATIGLPGLLVALVFALIKRSVHLQSRLSRLLAGGFLGGLGLVSTLILYYLVLRFGAVSGEDLQLLATIAFVWHIPVIIIEVIFTALVFDFLYRIKPELLGLQRSAVRVTGQ
- a CDS encoding YedE-related selenium metabolism membrane protein produces the protein MLRTEVHGTKLWLLWIACAGIGALAAVLVALGNPGNMGICGACFLRDTAGALGLFTGEGPRIFRPELAGLILGAFILRLAQNRIEGRAGAHAAPRFFLGLWMGIGTMVFLGCPFRMLQRMGGGDLNALVGLAGFIIGVGVGRIFEMRNYTSGKTSIVITPAGTPALILAIAALILFLAGGMPFGPGPEDLAGKPPHAPWFWSLGIAIVAGSILSWTGFCAISAVKQIYTRPRRMLWAAIALIGGYFILAICTGKFNLDFTSQPASHSDHIWNILAMALVGLTGVLAGGCPVRQIVLAGEGNGDAMITAIGILAGCSISHSFQIVSLSSGSTPAGRTAILLGLTICFSYAAWVVFSVSRLKTTTANEVSRAR
- a CDS encoding ATP-binding protein, with the protein product MATAEQLKALVRSHTEHDDAEFRSIAMQIAAHSAKKGNTSLAEELRRLIDQARREQRPVSPPRAVPITKPPSDLVGLVSSSYPTVRLSDMVLDEASMLQLKEIVHQNREREVLRMHALTPKRKLLLVGPPGCGKTMTASALATECQLPLMFVQLHGLITKYLGETSAKLHQLFLAMTETRAVYLFDEFDAIGSTRTAGNDVGEIRRILNSFLQLLERDESDSIIVAATNFMGMLDEALFRRFDDVIRYELPNATMLRQLIENRLSSYDLSQIKWKIVIKSALGLSHAETCRACDDAARRVVLSKNLEMDSSILIQALRARKQMKPQTSELG
- a CDS encoding type IV secretion system DNA-binding domain-containing protein, encoding MTIDLASIAITPEQATRNIMISGLPGSGKTVLVWFLLDSLLKGFPDEDIRILLTDPKKENTPIVAGALPPWAPIWLTHPDEARSVRIAFGKIYKTFSDAERLSHHLIQDEKNSVEKYWRNIARLLLSYEILWYQTKHPGNWTLHDLVTAGTNSAELERKLGRFPPSQSLIQATFQDPEHRGKVVSSLGSYLGQYRALAQNWQKCKDEISLENILSSRCVLMLGHDELYPSQFARLNSLIISELSAAILSKRDQSKRHYLILDEFALLKGFTDIRELLLKGRDSNISVVLTFQDPAAVISVLGKDRFIEITSMCQFKVFLKQGPEASRWASEQCGQREVKEGSAIKQRPIILPDEFMNLSLATGRTIDGFITTPYGAPARFSLPFRKRLISIFQKASGRGFIPRS
- a CDS encoding S8 family peptidase; its protein translation is MRNKPHLHLEEIPDSVPYSYAGGVPVNALPFQLPPRDRVPHGRARADEVRNAVAESERLRQEQADLHVQDDGQIKYITFTLRSDPGFQLRLERLDRVRQKIRLLSSRVENGIYVATISMPINKVVGFLKLIENYARRDNSHGNADNRELIESISSISLTVVQDLWSDSIPIPSLDATLWLEVWLHQFNEQPEQNYQRFAQLAQMLGFQVTSRYVKFPERLVTLAFGSLAQLSKSLDLLTLVAEVRKAKELASHYTQLSGREQADFVQHAAQRIIPPARTAPAVCLLDTGVNRGHLLLAPALEPSDLHAVDIQWGNSDHDPHQHGTTMAGIALYGCLTTILDSVDPIRLKHRLESVKLIPPPPGENSPDVYGAVTKEATARVESVAPERNRAYCLTITTDDLDNGLPSQWSAALDDCCHGGLEAIPKLVFVSAGNIGTEFFASTYSYHDWNCQKAGIEEPAQAWNAVTVGAYTEKVIERETLQDGWQVIAEPGDLTPTSRTSLPWPPDNQKEWPIKPDIVMEGGNYIEKNGERDNLDDLSLLTTCLKPTGQLLTTTRDTSPAAASAARMAAVIWSYYPQFWPETVRALMIHSAQWTPAMIRRFPGNNKSVIQKRLRCYGYGVPDLEKALFSAQNAATLIYQGELQPYHRKVSVNADGDTTENPPSTNEMHLHALPWPIEVLQQLGELNIKMHVTLSYYIESSPGRVVWGRKYRYQSHGLRFDLKRPTESLQAFRRRLTKHEWENGNRPSIVPDTRSWLIGEARNHGSIHSDWWHGNAATLAASSHIAIYPVTGWWKERPHLNKYNSKARYSLVITIETPNAEIDLYGAITAQPEVMTEIEVTS